A single genomic interval of Corvus cornix cornix isolate S_Up_H32 chromosome 1, ASM73873v5, whole genome shotgun sequence harbors:
- the PLEKHB1 gene encoding pleckstrin homology domain-containing family B member 1 — MALVKSGWLWRQSSILRRWKRNWFVLYLDGSLVYYHDETQRDMDGRIHIKYSCRDVRIGRECKDVQPPEGRSRDCLLTVVLRDGSKTTLCAQSEDDAVAWKMAVLEAKSTPVHVYDPYDDDYYQTVPLDSHQAAYISSGHYGHQYGAPGVTHVIVREDPYRVSGDQMALGLLAGAATGAALGSFMWMPCWF, encoded by the exons ATGGCACTGGTGAAGAGCGGTTGGCTTTGGCGGCAGA GCTCCATCCTGCGCCGCTGGAAGAGGAACTGGTTCGTGCTCTACCTGGATGGCAGCTTGGTTTATTACCACGACGAGACGCAGCGGGACATGGACGGCCGGATCCACATCAAGTACAGCTGCCGGGACGTGCGGATCGGCCGCGAGTGCAAGG acGTGCAGCCGCCCGAGGGGAGGAGCCGGGACTGCCTGCTGACCGTGGTGCTGCGGGACGGCTCCAAGACCACGCTGTGTGCCCAGAGCGAGGACGACGCTGT TGCTTGGAagatggctgtgctggaggctAAATCCACCCCG GTGCACGTGTACGACCCCTACGACGACGACTACTACCAGACGGTGCCCCTGGACTCCCACCAGGCCGCCTACATCAGCTCCGGCCACTACGGCCACCAGTATGGAG ctcccgGGGTGACCCACGTCATCGTGCGCGAGGATCCCTACCGCGTCTCTGGGGACCAGatggccctggggctgctggcaggggccGCCACCGGCGCCGCCCTGGGCTCCTTCATGTGGATGCCGTGCTGGTTTTAG